One genomic region from Bacillus rossius redtenbacheri isolate Brsri chromosome 6, Brsri_v3, whole genome shotgun sequence encodes:
- the LOC134532671 gene encoding retinol dehydrogenase 16-like, producing MRYSWPLFGACTAAAWLLMKQLTTSFYPSLFVDAGLLVLAAAAGDLLVKLAVNLLPRRLLPDLQRKAVLITGCDSGFGHMCAKRLDALGVTVYAGCLFPEGAGAAQLKAAASSRLHVVPLDVTRDEDVRRAVEYVKQTIGDKDMWAVVNNAGILSGGEVEWTSMEMVYKVFEVNTFGMVRVTKAFLSLIRESHGRVVCIASMAGRLTSPGLVPYCMSKHAVVSFYEGLRREVKKWSVSVHGIEPYFYKTNLFKEENVRGISQETWEKSSKEVRDMYGDEYYKYGLEQCLQVLQKKCSTNLHAVVDDMVDAAVGLTPKMRYVPGFLDQLEPRIMMLIPSDIMDYIVDVIVPLKPPSALQDKKKA from the exons ATGAGGTACAGCTGGCCGCTGTTCGGCGCCTGTACGGCGGCCGCCTGGCTCCTCATGAAGCAGCTGACGACCAGCTTCTACCCCAGCCTCTTCGTGGACGCCGGGCTGCTGGTGCTGGCGGCCGCTGCCGGAGACCTGCTGGTCAAGCTGGCGGTCAACCTGCTGCCCCGCCGGCTGCTGCCCGACCTGCAGCGCAAGGCCGTCCTCATAACAG GATGCGACTCGGGGTTCGGCCACATGTGCGCCAAGCGCCTGGACGCGCTGGGAGTGACGGTGTACGCCGGCTGCTTGTTCCCTGAGGGCGCCGGTGCCGCGCAGCTCAAGGCCGCCGCCTCCAGCCGCCTCCACGTCGTGCCGCTGGACGTCACCAGGGACGAGGACGTGCGCAGGGCCGTCGAATACGTCAAGCAAACCATCGGCGACAAAG ACATGTGGGCAGTGGTCAACAACGCCGGCATCCTGAGCGGCGGCGAGGTGGAGTGGACCTCCATGGAGATGGTGTACAAGGTGTTCGAGGTGAACACGTTCGGCATGGTGCGCGTCACCAAGGCGTTCCTCTCGCTCATCAGGGAGTCCCATGGCAGGGTCGTGTGCATCGCCAGCATGGCCG GTCGTCTTACGTCGCCTGGTTTAGTGCCGTACTGCATGTCGAAACACGCCGTGGTTTCTTTCTACGAGGGCCTCAGAAGAGAAGTGAAGAAATGGTCGGTGTCTGTTCATGGAATAGAACCGTATTTTTACAA GACAAACCTCTTCAAAGAAGAGAACGTCAGAGGAATATCTCAGGAGACGTGGGAAAAATCGTCAAAAGAAGTGCGTGATATGTATGGTGATGAATACTACAAGTATGGTCTG GAGCAATGCCTTCAGGTTCTGCAGAAGAAGTGCTCGACGAATCTGCACGCCGTCGTGGACGATATGGTCGACGCGGCGGTGGGCCTCACGCCTAAG atgagATACGTGCCTGGTTTCCTCGACCAACTCGAGCCCCGAATCATGATGCTGATTCCAAGTGATATCATGGACTACATCGTCGACGTCATAGTGCCTCTCAAACCTCCAAGCGCCC ttCAAGACAAAAAGAAGGCGTGA